Sequence from the Paramisgurnus dabryanus chromosome 3, PD_genome_1.1, whole genome shotgun sequence genome:
TTGCTGGTGACATCATGTTCTtctgcagcacacacacacacacacacacacacacacacacacacacacacacacacacacacacacacacacacaagtgagCATCACAGAgagtcatgaacacacacacatactggttTATGTTTTATgacatacactcttaaaaataaatgtgatgcCATGGAAGAACCTTTTTTGGTTCAACAAAGAATCATTtattgtatacatttttatcaactTAAGGACCTTTTTTCACCTTAAAAGAATTTGTAGTGAAACAGAAATgtgctttaaagaaccatttagacagaaaatgttcttctatgtCATCAtgaaacacttttatttttaagagtttacAGCATAAACATTTAATCTCACACACCCAACATTTGGATCTAGTTTGTGTTTCTCTATTGTGTCGTTTCATTATTACCTGTGTGTGATTGTGTAATACTGTTGAGCATCCTTACATAACATCGGTTTCAAAGATCTGACACATTACACATCCAACATGAAATTAAGTTTCACACTGTAAAGAATTATGTGCCTTAGTTTTATTTTGGGTTAAAAGtactattttaaaaaattagagtttagagttaaaaaaataaattctaaattaacaaattgagtaaattcaacttaatttaTATTATCCATTTAAATAGGTAAGAAGGGAATTAGTTTAATTTTGTGTTGTCTACATGAATGATTTAAGTAGACATAATTAACTAGGCAGTGGACTtgtagttcccagcatgctttgcatgggacttCATTTGGAGAGTAAAATTTGAAATTACACACAAATTTTTCATACgtttttaattaaaagaaaagaCTTGTTAAATTTTCATTTATCTTTGAGATTTAGAAGAGTTTTGGTTTCTTTGAGTTTTGAAGTTGTTCAGAAGAGTGCTGCTTGTGTTTAGAGGTTGTGTAGGTGACACAATGAAAATTGTGTGTGTTAATAACTGGGCTAATGCCAGTACTGAGAACAGTTTCTTCTTAATAGCTTATCATAATGTGGTatataataatgaaaaaagaaaattcattttacatgattaaatcaggaagattaCATTCAAGTAATAAGCCTTAAAAAgtaattacaatatttataatattgttACCAAAAATTTGTATCACTTTTTCTACAGTCTAATTTTACTTTGTTTCTTAATTTCCATATGTGTGAAATTAAAAGTATTTATAGTGCacctaaaaaaagaaaaaaaacttttacattttaatgtgcaggattttttttttcttgattttgGGCATTGATGTTTTCTATGCTCCCATTAATGTAGGTGTGCAAGATTACCCATTCATCTTAAAAACAATAATGTTTAACTGTGATTTAAAAATTTATGAATACACAGTTTAACTTAAGTCTTTGTCATCGTATAACCAATTTGTACACGATTTAATActtatattaaatacatttatattttaaaatagaaGTGATGTGATGCAAAGACACAACATAAGAACAAACATGAAACATAGGTTGTCATTTCTATTGATTCATAATATAAAATAAGACCGTACAGATAATAGAAAGAGGTGAATTAAAAGCAGCGAGTTAAAGCTCAAACCCACCAACATTCAGTAAAATACAAATCAAAAATAGTTAGCGGTTACTTGTACTCATTCAACCAAAAGAATGACACCTTTACCactgttaaacattttattaatttcattttgcatatatatttatattcatataGTCTGAAAAAATAACTTCAGCACGTAAGAAACTAAACAAAAGATCTTAAACATAAGAAATATATACACATTCATGTCATTATAgtaaatatcttcatttgttttacAAACGCTTTGATAAATCTTTTGAAAAAcagcaaaaatagaaaaattgtaagtaaattataaacaaatgtaaaaatacacCCAAGTCATAGCATTTATAGAGAAATctgaaattaaatgaaaagcacATCTGAAGTTATATCAAGTCAGCATTCACAGATTAATGTTAGACGTCACAGCCGGATCAGGACACACATTTGAATACAATCATCTATACTTCACACAAGCACGCAAACGACTATTTAAGGGTGAATAGAGGACATTTAACATCTAATGCGTTTATTTTTTAGTGAGGTCTTGTGTGAGTAAAGTGCGTCACAACTGGACACGATGATGTCAACATCCATCACAGTGTCCTGAATAGTCTTCACAACCACCTCACAAATAACACAGTAAAAATGACGTTAACTTTCATCATCCTAGATATGTGAAAACAAACAGAACGGTGTGCAATTCTCCATGTAAAAATCGCTTTCATATCAAACCTCTGAAAAGCATACAAGGAAAAATGCATGAATACAACAGTGTGGTAGAACACATCATCACCTGCGTCAACCTGAACACCTTCACACACTGCTGACCAACATACCGTGTGTATAAGAGACGATCAGAGACGTAGATACACCTGTCAATCATTCTGTCCTGCTTTTACAACTGCAACTATCAAGTGCACTAAACGCTGTCATTAAGAAATATCCACATTAAACGCTGGTCTGGAATATGCTAAATTGAGCTCAAACAAAGCtgttgtttgttgtagtccattTAAAGCCTGaatgaacacacaaacacacaagacGTGAGCTCAGGATGGTGAACAATTCATAAACTTTACAATAATCTTCAAATATGACCACTGAGATGTCACATTAACAGTCTGATCACATCACAAAATCAGCTTTAGAAACACTGCTGCATTCCCAAAATTCCAAATTAGCATCTAGCATTAGCACTTTTTCCAGAATCAGTTTAAAAATGAGCATCTGTTGTCAAAGCAGAAGAAAAGAGATGCACAAGAGGTCTTAATATGGAGAAACATTTGGGCAatcacagaaacaaaacacaaagatGTGCAACACTTggtcaaaataaaacaaattgtgAAATGGGAAACTAACAAATACTTTGATTCAGAAACAGTCTTCAGGGAAAACATTTCACAACCTTCATTTCAGTTGGCCAACACCACCGGCTGGAAGACCTGGCCAGAAAACTGCAGGTTGTATCCACCAAGACCCTCCACAAATGCAGGATTATCCATGAAGGAAATCCCACTGTTGCCACCCATGATTCCCATCGCCTGAGCCGGTGGTGGCCTGGAGAACAGATCAAAGGAGACGTGAGGAGTCGGAGCTTCAGCATCAAAGTACAGAGGTCTCGGAGAAGCTGGAAACACAAACTCTTTGGCATCTGGTGACAGCTGGCTGAAGACGGGAGGAGATGTCAGGGAGTGCATGGAGAGAGAAAGGGGTCTGTGCTTCATCAGGCCAGGTGGGGAAACGGTGCAGGGCGAGCAAGTCATCATCCTCTGCTGATGGACAGCGCCGGTACCAGAGGAGTTTCCGCTCATCCTTATCTTTGTGGAGCCAAATTTGGTTGCGGCAAAGCTTGCTGTAGTGAAGGTGATGGGCTGGGGCATGGCACGCAAGCCGGCACCTGGGTACACGAGGCCCGCACTGGTTGGGGACGGGGTGGAGGTGTTGGAAGAATGAGGACTCGGGTGGGTAGGGGTGCTGGGGGCAGCGTAACTGAACGGCCCCAGGCAGGACGAGGTAGAGAGAGGAGTCGGAGAACCTGAAAGTGAGACGGGTGACAACCGGCTTCCAACGGGCACAAACACCTGAGCTTCTGGGTTAAAGCCCAGATTCTTTACTTCCTCAAATTCTTCTTCTCCTTTAAGTGCACTTACATCTGACCGTTGACCCCCTAAATCCAGTGGATCGTCTACATAGAGAACTTTCACTTCGCCCTTCTCTCCAATCTGGTAAGAGACTTCATAAGGGTCGATCCAAATGCTTAACTCAGGTGGAACGTTATCATGAACTTCATCCGTGTCCAGACCGCTCCTCCTGGCCGCAAGTTCAACCACCGGATCCCTGGGAGCCCCGAGATGAAGGCAGCGGAAAGCAGAACCACGTAACGGAGATTCGGGGTACCAATGGCCTTCAAAACGGGACACTAGGATTCGCTCCAGCTCCTCGCCGAACAAATCCGCCCTCCGGCGCGGGAGCTTGTTATACAAATAGGACACAATGAAGTTCAAAGCAACCTTCACCTCCAGATGCATGATTATATCTTGAATTATCTTGGGTGAAAGAGAAACAGTCTCCACATTTCTTGTAAATATTAAGGTGTAAGTTGTGGCCGTGATTTTGAATTAAAAGTAAGGGTCCCTGATAAGAGTTCTTTCGTCAAAcatcattataaaaaaacatcagATCATAAAAAATTCATCTTGACCCTATGGGTGTTTGCAGTGTGTGAACGGCTCAAGTTTCTTCAAAGCCCCTGGAaagacaaacacacaaaaaacaacacGCATAAGAATGTAAAACATACAAAACTGTGTATATCTGCACATTTCAGATGCTAAAGACTACAGTATGATGATCTTTAATGATGAAACCTCTCATCTGTCCATCTCACTAAAGCACTTATGATTACGTAAACCCAGAGGATAAAACATATTCGGTCTACTCTAAAGCCaaattaaaactgaattatACAACAAACATAATAAGttattgttaagtgtttgtCTCACAATACAAAagcaatgttttatttaaaggctAATTCACACTGAATCACATAGGACAAATCTGCACATGAACGCCTTCAAGAACTTTAGTGTATTTCACACTGTACGTCAGTATACACACTGAATTTTACATTAACTGCAGATCATTTTAATAGCGTTAATGGTTCACATCAGCACataaaaaacctttaaaaggaatttagcttattcaccaaGTCCATACCTACCTTATATGACTCATTGTCTCATATCGGTCTCATACGACATTATTTGTAAacactgtgactatacaaaatcacaacatatacataggaaaatgttggcattaATTTGTCCCTtgttgggagcagtatgctagctggagccatttacttccagtctttgtgctaagctaggctaacGGTGAgcgcgtcagacagagttacgggacGCATGGAGATGAAaagggtatgtatggacttcTTACTCTTTGGGACTTTAGGTCATTTACCGTATACCACATAGTCTGCCTATTCCTTTAAGGAACAGCAGGTAAAATTGTGCTGTTGGAGACAGGGCTTAAAAACTACACCTACCAAAATGCACCACGCCACTCCCTGTGACATCATCACTGTGCATCTTCAAAACACTGATCTTCAACATCATTCAACTCTCATACATTCATATCACACCGTGATGACACACAGTTAACACCTATAAAGCTTTCATTCAGTGTCAAAGTCATTTTAATGTGTAGAAGGAAGATTGCCAAATAACAAGCCAACCATTATATCTGTACCAATTCAAATATTTAATACCATTTTAATAGCTTTTATAGAAAGATGAACACAAAGACTATGTGTGACACGATGATTTAAACTTTAGTTTGCTTATATCTGCTCTGTACTCCATGCTGATACGCTGATAAATGAAACAACAAGAGTTTTCACAGCAAACATTCAATGTCACTCAATGTCATACATTCATCTAATGTCACAGCCATGTGTTTGATGTTGTAAAGACGACAAGTACAGAGTTATTCCTCAACCAAACAAAAGTAAACATTTACACTCATCGAACTTCACATAAATCCCATAATCACCATTACACAACAACACACATAGCAACACTTTATGTGAATGTATCTTATACAATTATATTATACAGCTTGCGGGATAGTGCAAACACACCTCACAtcttaagttttaaaacaaactaaatgaggattatttaaatgtgttcaAAGTTTTCTGTGAAGGTGAAGTTTATGGCTTGGGTTAGGGGatataatatacagtttgtacagtatagaAACCATTTTGTCTATGAAATGCCTCCACGCATGTGTGTGTATCATGTTTTTGCAAAAGTGTGATTGGATAAACAGGAGGACTACAGCACCGATTAAcaatgacatttcaaaatatatttcctttttgttttaaaaatgtagtcATTTAGCAAAcgcttttgttatttttattggtGTTTTGTTATTAGTATTGTTGTTgtcgtcatcatcatcatttatcatTATTTGTAACCTGTACATTGTTTTGAGCGTCAAAGAATAGAATTCTAAAGgataaagaatactatggaagtgaatgaggCTCACAAatggtttgattacaaacattcctaaAAATCTCTTCATTCCTCTTCATCAGAACATATAagtgtatacaggtttgtaacaacatgaaagtgagtaatgacagaattttcatttttggatgaactatccttTAAACTTTTCATGTTTAATGGAGTTTCCTTTAATGATTTGATTGACAGGGGATCCCTGCACATGCGCACTGACACGCCGTTGACTTCTGACAACCACATCTGTTATATTTGCATAACTGTGTCACTTTTTGAAATAAATTCATTcaacacaacaacaaacatTATCAATGTGGCAGTGGAACATGACAGAGTCCAGAACAAAACAATTATGTTGCTCTTTTAGAACGGTTTATAATGAATGCATTAACCCAAGAGAAATAAAACACTTACTGATTCAACCGTGCGTTCTCATCACGCGCCTTCAATTTTCATGAATCCGTTTAAAGTATCGAAACGTTGTTGTGGTGGCGTGGATAAAGATTCCTTCACTGAAATCCGTGACATTtgaatgatatttttttacattatttaatgtttaattgCTAGCGTGCTGCACGCGCCTGAGGAAACTTCAGTGTTTGACAGCCTCGCGCATTTATACGCAGCTGTGATTTGTTTCAGCCGGGACTCATTTCTGCATGCGCGCAATTATTTAACCCCTCTGCAAACTTGTGAAAAATCCACAAATTTGATAACATTGTAATTTAGTATATAACGTGTTTTACAGATTCACAAATGAACCAATGTATACCGTTAATGTAGTACTGTTAACATTTTAATCATATgggttgtattttttttacattatggaCTGGTTAAACAGCACAACTTTTATAGGTTAAACTCCTTATGTCTTATTAAGTCTCTAATTAATTCGGCGAATaaatatttccatatttaaggaTGTGCTGCGGAGGGCTAAAAATAAAAGATGCTGTAGCAACAGACCCTCTATTGGCTGCACGTTTGACATCTGCAGTGTCCGGTCAGTAGGGGGCATAGTGAAATATTAAACGCTTGTACAACtgcattatgggaaatggagttttaataacataaaagaCGAGAACattacatacatatataaaagGATCACAATGTGCTTATTATTACATTCAAAATATCTACCAAATGTATCAAACCAAAGGaagaaaaaataaacaacaacatggggatattttaaaataaagaaaatgtttcatgtatACATtcgttttgcttttttatttctaaaacTTTTAATAGTTTCAACATAATTCCTTGGTTCTGTTCTAAATAATATGCTGTTGGGTTTATTGTTTgcccatttttgttttgttattcaTTTTTTGTGTTCGTTATAGAACTGACGGTGACGTCAGAGTCGTAAAGCGTCAGCTACTGTCGTGATTCGGCACACGTGTAGCTGTTGTCATTCCGTTCAAATCATGTTATCAAATTATTATTGTTTATGAGTGCAAATGTATAAAGTGAAACAGCGGAATAACTTCAATCTGCTTGCGCACACACGGTGGATACACTGAATATAAAGGTAAAGTAATGAATAAACTACAGCTGTTTATCAGTTTATTTGTGTATTAACGCGATATATGTAATCCATAACATCAATGTTCATAGATCAGTCTCTGGTTGGTTATAAAGAGATCTGTGTTGTTTTGTCTTTATCATCTGATTGCGGGTAATTCAGTCGGCTCTTCCGTGTGTTTGATCGGTTCGGTTCGGTTCTGGTCTGGTTAAAGATGTTCGTGGTAGTTGAGATGGTGGACACAGTCCGGATCCCTCCGTGGAGTTTCCACCGACACCTGAATGACGCCATCGCAGAAGAACTTAACAAGAAACTCGCCAACAAggtctacacacacacacacacacacacacacacacacacacacacacacacacacacacacaaacactaacACAAATACTCAGATGTGTTCTGGTTCTGTAGGGTTTGTTATTTGTTAATTTGACTGTGTATTTGTGTAGCTGCTTTGTCTTGTGCACAGTTTGTTACAGTGTGGGCTTGTGTATATATATCTCATTGCAGGTTGTGTAtaatatgtgtttgtgtatctaCAGGTTGTGTATAATGTGGGTTTATGTATCTGTCTTTATGACATCACTAAACTGGACGATTCATACATCTTTCCGGGAGACGGAGCATCTCACACTAAAGGTACTGATGTGAGTGTTTTTTattggctatgtttacatgcaccaAATATTGAATCTAATCCAATTGAAGGTTAAGAAAGTACAGTTTATATGAACCCTAAACATTACAATCTGATTAAATGTTTGTTTGCATGTACATTCAATATAATCTGAACCAAATGTCTGCGCAAGCGCACAGCTAGATTCCAGACATGGACagaatggacattcaaaactagcccaaaagcatcccggTGATTATTCACAGCCCAAAAACCAATAAGTAATAAACAAAGTCCTTGCATATTTAACCCACAGAAAAATATAAACTCTCTTAAACCGTTTAAAAGAAACCCAAATCTGTACTCCATTAAAAAGCAGAGGATTTGGCAACGCAGCACACAGCTCAAGTTcatgctttatctctggataaatgtacaaagtcaaatttaagttaaagaaagttgttcttaagaagttttcagacATAAACAATGTAATGTTTATGTAATGATATCAAAGACATGAACGCTACAGAATGTACGTCACGTGACAACATTACTTTAATATGTGTGCATGTGAGACGTAAATATTTTAGACGTAAACTTAAGCACAATTCTTCTGCGCATGTGCACTTGTATTTCTGCAtccgattgagaaaatactatCTATGATTCACAcgtttacatttcttttttcctgatgatcggatcacagattgGACTACACCACCACTTTCAATACGCAATACGATCAAAATTTGCATCTGATCgacctcaatcgtattgattaaagtgtttaaatGAAGACTTTTCCATCCAATTGAGCCATCAATATGATTACAAATAGATTATTTAGTTGCATGTAAACCTAGCTATTGAGTCAAACtaactctttctctctctcagttCATTTCAGATATGTGGTGTTTCATCCGTTTCTGGATGAGATTCTTGTGGGAAAGATTAAGGGCTGTAGTGCAGAAGGAGTTCACAGTGAGTTTTGGTTAAATAGATGCTGGTTTGCTTGAAAATGAAAATCTGGTTCACCTAAATATAATCCCTGTTTACAAAGTGACGCATTTAAATACTATATAATAATTGGTGTTTTTTTACTTTCACAGTCACACTTGGATTTTTTGATGACATCATAATCCCACCAGAGTCACTACAGCAACCGGCTAAATTGTATCCTGAATTATCACTTAGGCTGTGTCtgaaccgcctacttccatactatatagtagacgAAAAGCAGTAAGCGAGTGGCATGTCTGAATTAatagtattccaaaaacagtCAGCGAAAGTAGAGATGAGTCTGTCTGTGATTACTGCAAGCTTACAGGACCAGACGTTACTTAATGCGGGGGCGTATCTTGATGTTGTCCAAATCACACAGAACCACACGAGATGTGTACTATTCacattcatactatatagtacctaatgttttaatggTCGATCATcttaattcagtacctactgtcacTGTATGCGATATCGGACGCAGCCTTAGATTATTTACTCCTGATAACTTCATTACCATTACACAGATTAATGTTACAGCTTTAACACAAGATAAAGAGATAAATCATTCACTtgtcctcatgttgttctaaacctgtatgaagtAACGtcacattttgttttctttatgaAAAATAATTGGGATTACAtggggtttaaaacaacataaaagtaACAAAGTCAAACACAGCCTTGTAAAGTATATTTCATTTGACACGCACACAGGCATTTGATGTATGCTCAACAAATTGTGTTACCTCTCCTAACCAACATACTACACACTACATACTCACAAATCTGGCTTTATGGCCTGAATGATGATGTCATCTACCCAGCATGCTTTGTTCCTTTACGGTTGGCACAGCGATGAGGCGGAGCAGGTGTGGATGTGGGAGTATGAGACGGATGAGGGCGCACATGACCTTTACATGGACCAGGGAGAAGAGATTCGTTTCCGGGTCATGGACGAGGTTTTTATAGACACGTCGCCCACTGGTCCCAGTACAGAGAAAGACTCCTCCAGTGCGGCGGGCACAGCTGGCacagcgccacctgctggcacAGATGACAGTGCACAACAGAAAGAATCTCCATACACTCTTATAGTAAGTGAAAATATTCACTCGGTTATAAATCTTTATAGTGTATATTTTAATAACTGTAAATGTGTAAATCACATCATGTTGTCTCTGTCCCTTAGGGTTCTGTGAGTGAACCGGGTCTGGGTCTTCTGTCCTGGTGGAATAGTTAACATCTCTCAACAGAAGTTTATCACTGCAGAGTTACAATGTGTCACACTTTAATGAACTGAGCTGATTGACAGCTGCACGGACCAATCAGTGAGCAGAGGGTGCTGACCAATACAAAACACATAAAGTAAACTTATTAATGAtcatttgaataaaaataataagttGTGACGTTGCTGTTGTTTAGGGGATTGTAAAGATTTAAGATTTAAGTACAGGTTTGCTGTGTTTGTTGTACAGAGAAATTAATTTACACAGGATTAGATATGGAAAATCTCATTTGTATCTAGCTTGCTTTgtgatattaaaatatatttaaacttACGTATGATGAGTCATTTGAACTGTTTTTGAGAAAatacaataatttatttttgtaggTAATTGAAATCCAACTTTACTGTTTGTTGTCATTTGCCGGCTGTTAAATGCATTGTGTTAAAAGGGGCATTtcccaaaactttttttaagatgtcaaacaaatctttggtatccccagagtgtgtatgtgaagtttaagctcaaaataccccacagataatttattataacattttaaaattgacactttgtagtaaAATGTCCTGTTTTGTGTTCTTTTATATTCAATTGAGCtgataatgcaaacactgatcaccataatggtggtttgttgaaattgaaactcaattgtgctgtcaattattttctttctgcactaaatgtcagtgctgtggttggatagtgtagattaaggggcagtattattatgataagatccccttctgacatcacaaggggagccaaaattcaaagagctattttttcacatggttgcagagaatggtttaccaaaactaagtcactgggttgatctttatcacatttacTAGGCtgattttaacatgaaaaaagtcagattttcatgatatgtccccttaaaaCAGTACTTTAGACTACTATGAGTCTTACAAGTAGAACATTTACTATTACAGTGGTGTTAAATGGCAAATCCAGGTTTAAGATGGccttaacccccccccccaaatcaTTCCCACTTGATCTATCATAACTGcacaaaacaaaccaaaaacatTGATGAAAGCTGTCTTGAGTACTTTAGCTTGTTGCTCGTGCGAGTGATGCAGAGTTTAGCCTCTGACGTCCTGATCTCATTTTCTTGTATGCGACTTTTCTAATAAAAATGAGTTTATAGGCAGATTTTGTTCAAAATGAATTTGTTTTCAATTATTAATACATTGGAGCGAGCTGCTGGTGTTTATGTAAGCACATATGATGCTCCAATGAGTCATTTGAACGCATTCGATGCGTCATCAGCGATTCTCCCGGTAAACTCGTGCGCATGGgaatcacacacacacgcgcgcgcgcatCAGTGCTGGTGATTTATATCAGATCTGTGATCGGGACGTGATGAACATCTGAACTCCAGACAGCAGTGGTAAGTGCATCATTTAGTCTCTTTTAACAACTATTATTCTTTACAATAGCATTACAATAACAACAGAACCAAGCTGGTGAAATCATTACGGTGACTATTTAAATAGTTGCTTTATTGTTAAGCGTCTGTGTGGCGCGCGTTTAGCAGGTTACACGAATAATACCGGTGACTTCAATAATAATATTGCTAGTTAGTTTAACTCGCATatatgttttataaatgctcAGTATATTTTGAGTCACGCCCCCTAGAAGATTCTGGAAGCGGATGCTGCTGCTGAGGGCATCGCTCAACTCCTGCAAGCGTTTTCACGCGCGTCTCATTTGACGCTGTGATTTGATGCTCGGTGTTTTTAGTTAGAAAAAGTCACAGCACGCTTAATAAAACCTTATCCGTGTCTCACTTGTTAagtcaaacacacagacagtatTGATATTCTGAACAAATTAAACTAAATAGAGGCACTGAAATCACATCTGACGAGTTGATTCAATGGTTCTGCTTTCAGAGAGGTTCTCTGTTTTCCTTAGacgcaaaataaataatagatgCTTTTGTACGAGAGGAACCGGGCATGAATCTCTGGCGCCCCGGGCACAGGCTGTCCTGCAtgtaaacacacagacagagtcTTTGTACAGGAGTGACTTTACAGAAGAACTAAATGTGTTTATCTGCACGTATCTCAGGACCACATGTGTCAGTGCAAACACAATAAAGTACACTGAGTGTGTCATCATCAATCACAGGCAAACTGTTTTATGTGTGTAGTTTGTGTTATTTCTCTGT
This genomic interval carries:
- the tob2 gene encoding protein Tob2: MHLEVKVALNFIVSYLYNKLPRRRADLFGEELERILVSRFEGHWYPESPLRGSAFRCLHLGAPRDPVVELAARRSGLDTDEVHDNVPPELSIWIDPYEVSYQIGEKGEVKVLYVDDPLDLGGQRSDVSALKGEEEFEEVKNLGFNPEAQVFVPVGSRLSPVSLSGSPTPLSTSSCLGPFSYAAPSTPTHPSPHSSNTSTPSPTSAGLVYPGAGLRAMPQPITFTTASFAATKFGSTKIRMSGNSSGTGAVHQQRMMTCSPCTVSPPGLMKHRPLSLSMHSLTSPPVFSQLSPDAKEFVFPASPRPLYFDAEAPTPHVSFDLFSRPPPAQAMGIMGGNSGISFMDNPAFVEGLGGYNLQFSGQVFQPVVLAN
- the polr3h gene encoding DNA-directed RNA polymerase III subunit RPC8, which translates into the protein MFVVVEMVDTVRIPPWSFHRHLNDAIAEELNKKLANKVVYNVGLCICLYDITKLDDSYIFPGDGASHTKVHFRYVVFHPFLDEILVGKIKGCSAEGVHITLGFFDDIIIPPESLQQPAKFDEAEQVWMWEYETDEGAHDLYMDQGEEIRFRVMDEVFIDTSPTGPSTEKDSSSAAGTAGTAPPAGTDDSAQQKESPYTLIGSVSEPGLGLLSWWNS